GTTTCTTTATGACGAGAAAGCATTACAAATCATAGACTTAGAGAGCCTGACCTTCATAAGTGAACATATTGCCGAGTCTCTATTGGCAAAAGACTAGTTCAGGTCTCCGGCAAATTTCTCCAGAGCAGATCTCACATCATCGGGAAGAGCACAGGACTTCCAGTTCCGATCAATGGCAACTATGGTCGCTTCTCCTTTTGCCACGAGATCTTCCGAATTCTCTTTGTAGAAGAAAAAACCGAAGGTGACCGACTTTGCCTTCAAATGTTTCACGCAGACCTTCAGAGTTAATTTATCTCCGTATTTTACGGGTCTGTAAAAATCACAGGAAGCTCCAACTATCGGCAAGCCGAAGCCCCGCTCGCTATTCCTGAAGTATAGATGAGGCGGCAAACCGAGGCGTTCAAATAGTGCCTCAATGCCCTGATGGCAATATCTGAAGTAAGAAGCAAAGTACACAACACCATAGGGGTCCGTATCGCCGAAGTGGATCGATACCGGAACGGCGATAAAGGATCCCTGGGGCTTTTCCGGATCACCAAAGGGATTCATTTCTTCTCTCCCGAGATTATTTCAACAATTCGCCTGCTGGTATGCTCTGCTAAATCTGCCAGTACATCCACGGGCATGAAGGCCGTGGATCCCTTGGCATAAAGACACTTAGCTTCTGCAGGGAATTCCTCATCGGGAAGAGAGAAAACATAAAGAAGGGGTACCTTGGGAAGAGGAAAGAGAACCATGGCAAAATCGCCGGGAGCGTCATCCGTCAAGTATCCGTCTAAAGTCTCGCAGATTCTGGTGCTCTCGTGATGAATGGTGGGAACATAGGGTAAAAGTGGTTCCTCTACGTTTTTCCTAAAAGGCCCCCAGTAAGGCATCGTCCCGGGAAGTTCCCTGAAAGAGGTCCAGCTCGTCGTGTAGGTTACCGTTTCTTCGGGCACATTGAGGGCATAAATGCTTATGATTATTGCTCTGGGACCCTTGTCAAGTCTGCCGCCAAGAAAGACCCCCTCTCGAGAAATACGACAGGAATGCCCGAAGGCCCGAAAGGTCACTTCACCACCCGAAACACTTCCGGGTAACGCCTTGGCCAAAAGATCCAGATCTCTTTCAAGGGCATGTCTCAGATAATTAAGCGAAATATGATGATAATTCTGGCTTTCCATAAAATTTCTCCGTTTATCTCTACAAGATTGTGAAAAATGTTTTATAGTATTCCCCGGGCAAAAGGCAATGATAAATCAGGAAAGGAGTATTTTTATGGACGGCAAGATTCCCACGGCAAAGGAGCTCATGGAAGCCAGGCCGCTATCAATGAAGAACCCTTACATTCTCAATTTCTGCAGAGCACTGGTCGAAAAGAAGGGTGAAAAACACTCTCCCGAATCACTCAAGAAACTCCTGAACGACATGTACAAGCTCTTTGAAAACCTCCTGGGACAGAACATGGTAAAGGCTCTCCCGGAGGACAAGCGTCGCGAATATCTGGCAATGTGTGAAGATCTAAGAAGTCTGACCTACGAAAAAATCGCCGAGATCTTCGACAAACACGTACCCAATTACCGCGAAGTTATGAAACAGACAATGATACAGTTTACCGAGCTTTTTATGAGAAACCGGAAGTTCGACCCGGAAGAAATACAAAAAAGAATCCAGAGCGATGAGGACATTGTGCTGGATTAGCCAAATCTACTTCCAGGAAAGGAGATGGCATGACCGTAGAAGATAAAACAATATGCCCTCATTGTGGTCAGAAGATGAAAAAATGGCGGGTTCCCATGTTTTCGACCTGGACTGCCGAATTCTTTTACGTCTGTTTCAACGATGAATGCCCCTACTTCCAGAGAGGGTGGAAACACATGTTCGAAACTTACAGGAACACCTGCTCTTACCGCTACCGCTACGATCCGGAAACGGGCCAATCGGGCCCTCTGCCCGTATGGTCTCTTGACGATCTGAAGGCCGACATCATAGAAGACTGATTCATCCGGGGTTTGCCGGAGCATCGTCCAGCAGGTGCTTTAAGATGGGATGGGATTGCTTAAGGCGGGAAATCACCTTGTCGTATCTTCTGAGCCTGAGCAGAGAACGCACCACAAGGTAGGTCCCCAAAACGGTGAGCAGGGCACAAAGGATGAGCAAAGGTGCAAGAAATGGTAGAACTTCCGAAGCCCTGTAATAGCGAGAAGTCGTGATAAGGAGCCCTAAGACCGACATGGGAAGGGCGAAAACGGCAATCCCCGTTCTGAGCGTAGCCAGGGCCGTTCTTTTTTCTGCAAGGATAAGCTGAACTTCGTTAAATATCACCGCTTCTTCTTTGGGCAGAAACTCTTCCATACCTTCTTCGTCCAGCTCTATTTTTCCACCCTATCCTGAGACACCAGGAAAGACAGCCCCAGGGTTGCAAACTGACCAAACATTGTAAACATGGAAAAAACCTCGTCGTTCATTTTTTCAGGTTTATTCCTCATGTCGGCGTAAATAAAACCTATGGTAGTGTTTTTAGGACGAATAGGCATTAACATACAGGGTACCGCCACAAAGGATGAAGCAGGCGGAGAATTAGCCCTGGCAAGCAATTGGGGATCGCCTTTTTCATAAACCCAAACAGCCGAATCCTGGAATAGAAGATGGTAGAATAGATTTTTTTCCTTATTTTTCAAATTAACGAGATCCGGAAGTTTTATGTCCAGCCCCTTACGAACCAGACTGTATCGTATCCTAAAAGCATTTTTTTCCGCCGTGAGCAGCCCAAAGAGCACAACGTCCATATCCAGACCCGAAAAAATCGCCTCCATAACGAGACTGAACAGAACATGGGGATCCGTAAATCCTCTATACATCATGGCAACGATGTCCTGAACAATTCCCATCAGTTCCCTGAGCCGTCCGTCTTCCGTTGAAAGGGCTTTATCCGGGGCAGTTTCCTCAGACTTCACCAAATCTTCCGCAAATTCAGGCTCCTTTACCTTCCCTTCCGGGTGTTCGACCTCTTCGGGAGGAAGAATATGTTTGGAATACTCCTTTTCGAAGGTTTCCGAAAGATTCTCGGCCGCCTTTATCGCCTCCTCAAGGGATTTTGCGGAAATGCCCAGCTCCGATGCTACTTTTTTTAAAAACTCAGCACCTTCCGGTGTATCAATATTGTGTTTGTCCAAAAACTCGACGATTTTTTCTGCCGTTGTTATATACCTGGTGCGCCTTGATTCCTTGCCGGGTGTTAAAACATCGTTAAGTAGCGGCGATAGTTTCCAGGATTTATTAAGCTGAAATGTTACCTCTCGGGCATCAAAACCCAGCAGGCGTCTTCTGACCGTTTCAATCGGAATGTCGTCCCTAAGGGCTATGTCCCTGATACGATTTTGCAATTCCAGCGGTACAAAAGCGTCAAAGACCAGGTTGCCCAGATCGTAGAGAAGCCCTGCAATAAAAGCCTCTTCCGATAGGTCGTCTCCCGAAAGAGCTGCAATTTGCTTGGCATGGACGGCTCTTTTGAGTGCACGAACAAGCCTGGGGAAAACCACCGCCGCCTGTTCTCTGGTCATTACATCTTCGAGAACGGCCGCACTCAGGGCAAGAGACACAACGTTTTTAAGGCCCAGCATTACCAGGGCTCTTGTAATCGTCCTTATCCGGTAAATACCGGGATTAAGAAGAGGGCTGTTGGCTATACGAAGGATTCTTGCCGACATGCCGGGATCGGCCATTATGTCGGCAGCCAGAGCTTTTATCGACGCTTCCCGATCGTATTGAACATTCTTTACAATTGCAACGGTTCGCCTGAGTAAAGGGAAGCCTTCTTCAGTTATTCGGCCTATTATTCTGGAAAAGGTTTCACGAATCTCCTTGGTTGAAACAAAAGCATTTTCTGCCGTCATCGTTGAAAGCCTCTCATGCCCCGTTACCTGATTGCCGATCCCTCCGGAACAAAGTAAATCA
This Thermodesulforhabdus norvegica DNA region includes the following protein-coding sequences:
- a CDS encoding acyl-CoA thioesterase; protein product: MNPFGDPEKPQGSFIAVPVSIHFGDTDPYGVVYFASYFRYCHQGIEALFERLGLPPHLYFRNSERGFGLPIVGASCDFYRPVKYGDKLTLKVCVKHLKAKSVTFGFFFYKENSEDLVAKGEATIVAIDRNWKSCALPDDVRSALEKFAGDLN
- a CDS encoding DUF3786 domain-containing protein; this translates as MESQNYHHISLNYLRHALERDLDLLAKALPGSVSGGEVTFRAFGHSCRISREGVFLGGRLDKGPRAIIISIYALNVPEETVTYTTSWTSFRELPGTMPYWGPFRKNVEEPLLPYVPTIHHESTRICETLDGYLTDDAPGDFAMVLFPLPKVPLLYVFSLPDEEFPAEAKCLYAKGSTAFMPVDVLADLAEHTSRRIVEIISGEKK
- a CDS encoding DUF5663 domain-containing protein, whose product is MDGKIPTAKELMEARPLSMKNPYILNFCRALVEKKGEKHSPESLKKLLNDMYKLFENLLGQNMVKALPEDKRREYLAMCEDLRSLTYEKIAEIFDKHVPNYREVMKQTMIQFTELFMRNRKFDPEEIQKRIQSDEDIVLD
- a CDS encoding ogr/Delta-like zinc finger family protein, with the translated sequence MTVEDKTICPHCGQKMKKWRVPMFSTWTAEFFYVCFNDECPYFQRGWKHMFETYRNTCSYRYRYDPETGQSGPLPVWSLDDLKADIIED
- a CDS encoding HDOD domain-containing protein, which codes for MTAENAFVSTKEIRETFSRIIGRITEEGFPLLRRTVAIVKNVQYDREASIKALAADIMADPGMSARILRIANSPLLNPGIYRIRTITRALVMLGLKNVVSLALSAAVLEDVMTREQAAVVFPRLVRALKRAVHAKQIAALSGDDLSEEAFIAGLLYDLGNLVFDAFVPLELQNRIRDIALRDDIPIETVRRRLLGFDAREVTFQLNKSWKLSPLLNDVLTPGKESRRTRYITTAEKIVEFLDKHNIDTPEGAEFLKKVASELGISAKSLEEAIKAAENLSETFEKEYSKHILPPEEVEHPEGKVKEPEFAEDLVKSEETAPDKALSTEDGRLRELMGIVQDIVAMMYRGFTDPHVLFSLVMEAIFSGLDMDVVLFGLLTAEKNAFRIRYSLVRKGLDIKLPDLVNLKNKEKNLFYHLLFQDSAVWVYEKGDPQLLARANSPPASSFVAVPCMLMPIRPKNTTIGFIYADMRNKPEKMNDEVFSMFTMFGQFATLGLSFLVSQDRVEK